The following coding sequences are from one Triticum aestivum cultivar Chinese Spring chromosome 5A, IWGSC CS RefSeq v2.1, whole genome shotgun sequence window:
- the LOC123101368 gene encoding probable cadmium/zinc-transporting ATPase HMA1, chloroplastic, with protein MQFLAASAPSSTAPRLPQPSARLSRPHPFAHLRRRCAPHLPSKPPPLASVSPVLLPRARRSLACTPRAHSNHHGHGHHGHGHGHCHCHHGSNLHGGGGGATVMRLARAIGWADVADALRGHLQACRISLGLLLIAAACPHVAPLNSVGRLQAALIAVAFPLVGVMHSPS; from the coding sequence ATGCAGTTCCTcgcggcttcagccccctcgtccACCGCGCCGCGGCTCCCCCAGCCCTCCGCCCGCCTCTCGAGGCCCCATCCCTTCGCGCACCTCCGCCGCCGCTGCGCTCCCCACCTcccatccaagccgccgcccctGGCATCCGTGTCTCCGGTCCTGCTCCCACGGGCACGGCGCTCCCTGGCTTGCACGCCCCGCGCTCACAGCAACCACCACGGGCACGGGCACcatgggcacgggcacgggcactgCCATTGCCACCACGGCTCGAACCTGCATGGGGGAGGCGGGGGCGCGACGGTCATGCGGTTGGCGAGGGCGATCGGGTGGGCTGACGTCGCCGACGCGCTGCGGGGTCACCTGCAGGCCTGCCGCATCTCCCTCGGTCTCCTCCTGATCGCCGCCGCCTGCCCACACGTGGCGCCGCTCAACTCCGTCGGGCGTTTGCAGGCCGCGCTCATCGCCGTCGCCTTCCCTCTTGTCGGGGTAATGCACTCTCCCAGCTAA